A window from Rhinoderma darwinii isolate aRhiDar2 unplaced genomic scaffold, aRhiDar2.hap1 Scaffold_2095, whole genome shotgun sequence encodes these proteins:
- the LOC142701489 gene encoding gastrula zinc finger protein XlCGF66.1-like: MISIFSFLHKDICSTRSSSSSSFLIFSSTTFLLLNDPPRMDKDRNEMSRRILDFTLEIIYLLSGEEYTIVKKTSGDCTTPIIHESGGWSSSPITEPPPHSRIHEKKILELICKMTELLTGEVPIRCQDVTVYLSMEEWEYLEGHKDLYEEVMMEDYRPRTSQ; the protein is encoded by the exons tcataaagacatctgcagtactagatcctccagttcctccagttttctcatcttctcctccacaacgttccttctgctgaatgacccaccaaggatggacaaggacaggaatgagatgagcagaagaatattagacttcaccttggagatcatctacctgttgagcggagag gagtacacaatagtgaagaagacatcgggtgactgtacgactcccatcatccatgagtcaggaggatggagcagtagtcccatcacagagcctccccctcactcccggatacatgagaagaagatcttagaactgatctgcaagatgacggagctgctgactggagag gttcctataaggtgtcaggacgtcactgtctatctctccatggaggagtgggagtatctagaaggacacaaggatctgtacgaggaggtcatgatggaggactaccggccgcgcacatcacaag